Genomic DNA from Gemmatimonadota bacterium:
GGTGCGGATGGTACCAATAGACGCCCGCGTCGGGGAAGAAGAGCTGGTAGCGAAAGCGCTCGCCCGGTCCGACGGGAGGCTGGGTGAGCCCGGGCACGCCGTCGAAGCGGTTGTCGAGCCGAAGCCCGTGCCAGTGGACCGCCGTGGGAATCGTGGTCTCGTTGGTCAGATTGACGAAGACGGTCGAGCCCTCGTCCACCCTGATGAGCGGTCCGGGAATCCGGCCGTTGAACGCCATCATCACGAGATCGCGTCCCGCCACCGAACGTCTCACGAAGCCCACGGTCAGGTCCATGGTGCCTCCGTCGGGCAGGTCGAGCACCAGCGGACCTCGCGCTTCCGGAAGCACCGACTCCGGAACGGGGAGCCAGGGCGACACGCTCGGAACGGCCTCCATTACTCCCGCCAGCATCGGCACGCCCGGATACATGGGCGGACGGCTCCAGGCGGAAGCGGCGCTCGACGACATATGACCGTGTTCCCCGGACGTCGTCCCCAGCTCCGCCGCAGGCGCGAGCGCGGTCAGATCGTGAGCCTCCATGCGGCTCGAGGGAGAGCGTCCCCGCAGGAGAAGCGGACCGCTCCGGTCGGCCACGTCGGGGCCGGGCTCGGCGGTGATCAGGATCAGATACTTGTTCAGACTCACTTCGGCCAGCGAGTTCTCTCCCTCGAAGACCGCTCCCATATTGACGAGAGAATCGAGCGTCAGCGGCGCGGCCCACGCGACCAGACTCGAATACGGGCCGAGTGCGGCGGGGTCGGGAAGGTCGGTCAACCGCAGGACGAGAGAGTGGCGGTGATGGCCGGTGGCGGTGACCGAGACCCCGAAGGGCGACCAGGGCCGATAGATGCGAGCCGTGCCGGCGGCGTCACCCCCGGCCGGGGTCGGGAACAGCTTGAGACAGTGGAGATCGCTCGCGACCGCAGGGTCGGTATCGGCGTTCGGATCGGTCCGCATCGACCCTTCCCCGGGGGCGCTCATGGTCATCGAGACCGATGCGCACACGTTCGCGGCCCGCCGAGCCTCCCGGCACCCCGCAAGCGCGACCAGAACCGCCGCCGCCACGACGGAACGCCGGAAGGCTTTCGGGTAAGTAAGCGTGCCGGTCGGCGCCATGCCTCCCATCCTCAATCCTCGATCCCGATGAGCATCAAGCCGCCAATCACGGCCCCGAGCGCCGCTACCGGGAACGGTTCAACGGCGGGGACCTCCCCAGGAAGCGCGGCCGCTTCGCGGAAGGTCCGCGGCAGGCTGCTCGCCGCCGTCCTGCTCGCGCTCTCGTCGGCATGCAACGATCCCGTCGGCATGCCGACCACGGCGACGGTAGCCATCGAGGCGGCCCCGACCGATTCTCTCGTGTTCATCGCCTCCTCGGACTTCCAGGTCCAGGACAACGGCACGACCGTCTTCAACCAGGCCGACACGGTCTCGATCACCGGCAACTTCACCCGCGAATTCCCGATGCAGGACCCCGCGCGCTTCACCGCCATCCTCCGGAACGACCTGGAGGACGCTGAAGAGAGCGTTCGCCTCTCGGTCCTCATCGACGGCAGGAGGGAGTACGACGAGATCGCCGTTCTTGGCACGGGCGGCTTCCTCCAGTTCGTCTATCGATTCAATCCGTTCGACACCTGACGCCGACCTTGGTCCGCAAGGCCTCCGGCGTCGCTCTCGGCAAGGCCTCGGTCACTCCCATTCTATCGTACCGGGCGGCTTGGAGGTGAGGTCGAGGGCGACCGCACCCACGCCTTCGAGTGCGAGCAGGCGGCAGGCGACCTCCCCCGCGAGCGCGGCGGGCAGCCTGACGGGACGAGCGGTCATCGCGCGCTCCGAATGCACGGGCCGAATCACCACGGTCTCGCCCGCGCCGACTTCCTGACCCTCGAGGCGAACCGGCAGCAGCACGGTCGGGCACTGCCAGACCTCGTCGTAGACGCCATGAGCCCGAAGAGCGTCCATCACGACTTCATCAGCGGCCCGTAAGGTCGCCAGCCGGCCTGCGGTCACCGTCGCCGCGATCGGTACCGCGCCTTCCGGACGACCCAGCCCCAGATTCAGGACGCAGCGGTTGATCCCCGGTACGCCGGTGGTGATCTCCGAGACTGCGGCGAGCGCGCCCTCCCAGCCCGGGCCGTCGAGCCTCGCGGCCACTCCCTCCTCCCGGACCGAAAGCAGAACCGGGTGTTCGTAGGAACGCTTGTCGGCCTTCACCCCGACCGACCTGACCGGCAAGGCGAGCGCATCGAGTCCATGCCGTCCGGCCACTGCGGCGGCGGCGGCCGTCAGCGACTCCGAGCCGTCCTCGTTCCCGTCGGAGCAGAGCAGGCGAACCCCCAGCCCCGGCCCCGGGAAGGGATGCCGCCCGAGGGCGTCGCCCTGGATCCCCAGCCGCTCCCCGAGCTCCCGCACCTCGACCTTGTAGAGCTCCGCCAGAGGTTCGATGACCTCGCCCCGTTCGATCATCTCGTTGATGACGGGAACGCGGTTGTGGTGGGTCTTGATGGTGTCGGCACGCCTGGTCGCGCCGGTTTCGATGGTGTCCGGGTAGATCGTGCCCTGCGCCAGCAGGAGGTCGTCGAGCCCGAGGCGGGCGGCTTCGCGCTTGGTCACTTCGATGAAGGTGTCACCGATCAGACGCCGCTTTTTCTCAGGCTCGATCGCACCGTCCAGCGCGTTCAGGAAGTCCTCGGTCGCGTCCACGAAGTGCAGCTTGCGCCCCAGCCCCAGCTCGCGGAAGGTTCGGAGAACCGAGCCGCTTTCGCCCGCGCGCATCAGGCCGTTGTCGACGTGGAGAAGGCTCACGCGGTCGCGGCCCAGGGCCCGCCCCAGCAGTACGGCCGCCACGGTCGAGTCGACCCCGCCCGACGCCAGGAGAAAGACCGAGCGGCCGGCCGCCTCCTTCCGCACCCGGTCAAGCGTCTCTTCGAGAATGGCTTCGGAGGACCAGCTAGGCTCGCAGCCGCATATGCGCAGCACGAAGTTGGCGAGCATCGTCGTGCCGCGCCGCGTACCCGCGACCTCGGGGTGGAATTGCAGGCCGTAACGGCCGAGCTTCTCCGAGGCGATCGCCGCGAATCGGTGCCGGTCCTCGCCGCTTCCTCCCGTGGTGTAGCCGGCCTCCGCGAACTCCGGTCCCACGTCCACCACCGAGTCGAAGTGGCTCATCCACACCTCCTCGGTGGGACCCAGACCGTGGAAGAGCGGAGTCTCGCCGGTCAGGTGGAGCGTGGCGCGTCCCCATTCGCGCTTCCCGTGGATGACCCGCCCGCCGTAGTGGCTGGCGATCTCCTGGTGGCCGAAGCAGAGCCCCAGGATCGGGACCGGCAGACCGAAGACGCCCTTGTCGTACCCCGAGTCCTCTCCGAACGAAGAGAGAGCCGGGCTGCCCGAGAGGATGACGCCCCGGTAGCCGGCCAGTGCCTCCGCCCCGTCCTCGGGCTGACGGATCTCCGCCCTGACCCCCAGACGGCGTATGCGCGTGGCAATCAGGTGGGCGTACTGGCCGCCGAAGTCGATGACCGCGATGGTGTCGTGGGTGGGCACGTTGCGCTGTTCGTGGATTGTTCGCGAAGACCGCCGGCGTCCCTCGTGTCCAGCGTTCCGGCGGGGCCTAGCGGATCCCCTCCGGCAGCCGCTTCAACACCATCGTCGGCACGTCGAACTCGCCCAGCTCCCAGTAGGCGACCAGGCCGTCGGGACCGAAGGCCGCTGGCATCTCCGCTCGCTCCCCGTCCAGGGTTCCCGCGTAGGCACGGTCCGGCGTGAACACGTCGATGGGTCCCTCGTCGTCCGACGGTTCCGAGCCCCGGCGACGAACCCAGACCCCACCGTCCCAGGTCGCCTTGAGGCCGCGCACGACCGGGACCTCGTTGTGGAAGCGCATGTCTTCGATTGCCCTGCGCATGGTGGCGTTGATGCCGGAAAACATGCCCCCGCCCATCTCCTCCATCTCGGCGAATAGCGCTTCGTCGTCTTCCCCCTCGAGTCCCGCGAGCCCCTCTTCGATCGTTCGCCGACGGATCGACGCGGTGACGGGCTCCGGCTCGTAGGGTCGCTCCACCACGTCGCCGACCGATCCTCCCGGGCCGGAAAACTTGATGGCGAAGGCGGTCGAGTCCGACCAGACGACGGAGCCGTCGGGGAGCAGGTCCCAGTGGAATCCGGGCTCGAAACCGACCTGCGCGTTCATCATCGATTCCATTATGGACATAGGGTCCTCGATATCGATTTCCCCTTCCTCGACATCGAGCGCCGGTCGCCAGCCCTGAAGAACGGGCGCGGCGGAGACGGTCTCGCCGGCGAGGTCAATTCTCTCCAGCCCGCGATCGTCTACGCGCTCCTCCGAACTGTCACCACCAAGGAGGCCGGCCATCGTCTCGAAAATCATGTGCATCCTCGACGGCATCCCCTGCGCGATCAGCCCGTCGCCCGCAGGTTCGGCGCGAACCGCCACACTCATTCCGCCGACCCCGGCCATCGGGTTCCGGTCGCTTCCCATACTCACGAAGCGCTCGAACTTGCCGTCGGGCGCGAAAACCTGGTAGGCGGCCTGACCCACGTCCATCACCGCAGTGCGGCCGTCGCGCCACACCGCAAGCATGAACGGCATGTTGAGTTCGCCCGGACCCTCGCCTTTTCGACTGACGGTGCGCACGAGATCGCACTGGGAATCCATGACGACGATCTGTCCGGCGTCGGCGTCGAGGATGTGGAGATTGCCTGCGGCGTCGAACCCGACCGACGAGACGTCGAAGAAGGCCCACTCCGGCGCGTCCATCCCTCCAACTCGGCAGACCTCCGCGAATTCGCCGGGAAGCGGCCTGTCCTGGGCGGCGGCTGCGGCGCCGGTCGCTAGAAGGAAGATCGCGAGCGCGGTGAGTCGGACGAGGGCGGAAGCGTTCGGCATGGGCTGGGCGTCTCTCGAGAGGGCGACGTACGTCATTGTGAGAATGTAACCAGGGACGGCCGAGGGTGGGAGGGCTGGGTCGGGGACTCGAAGCCGGTTCAAACCCCATCGCCCTAAGCAAGCGCGTCGTTTCAGTGTGGAGTATTGGTTGATCTTCAAGGCCGACTAGTGCATGCGTCACGTCATTCCGGACTGGCAAAGCCTCTATGAGGATTCCTGCACCCATGACTTCGCCGAGAAGTAAACGGCGAAGTATTCCCAGTGAGGAAAACCGCAGTCCCGATGTTCACGCAGCTGCTTCAACGCGACGGGGTAGCCGTTGGCCGTCCGGGTGGCGCCAAC
This window encodes:
- the guaA gene encoding glutamine-hydrolyzing GMP synthase; this encodes MPTHDTIAVIDFGGQYAHLIATRIRRLGVRAEIRQPEDGAEALAGYRGVILSGSPALSSFGEDSGYDKGVFGLPVPILGLCFGHQEIASHYGGRVIHGKREWGRATLHLTGETPLFHGLGPTEEVWMSHFDSVVDVGPEFAEAGYTTGGSGEDRHRFAAIASEKLGRYGLQFHPEVAGTRRGTTMLANFVLRICGCEPSWSSEAILEETLDRVRKEAAGRSVFLLASGGVDSTVAAVLLGRALGRDRVSLLHVDNGLMRAGESGSVLRTFRELGLGRKLHFVDATEDFLNALDGAIEPEKKRRLIGDTFIEVTKREAARLGLDDLLLAQGTIYPDTIETGATRRADTIKTHHNRVPVINEMIERGEVIEPLAELYKVEVRELGERLGIQGDALGRHPFPGPGLGVRLLCSDGNEDGSESLTAAAAAVAGRHGLDALALPVRSVGVKADKRSYEHPVLLSVREEGVAARLDGPGWEGALAAVSEITTGVPGINRCVLNLGLGRPEGAVPIAATVTAGRLATLRAADEVVMDALRAHGVYDEVWQCPTVLLPVRLEGQEVGAGETVVIRPVHSERAMTARPVRLPAALAGEVACRLLALEGVGAVALDLTSKPPGTIEWE